A stretch of the Sulfurimonas sp. HSL3-1 genome encodes the following:
- a CDS encoding thiamine-phosphate kinase — MDLEKRFIASVSAASKQIGDDGAVIGSTVYSNDAFIEGTHFKRAWMTPRQIAYKAFAVNISDAVAMNAVPRYALLAIGIPSSFTAGEADALAAGFVEASAAFGCELIGGDTVKSERLIISLTIVSETRRPLRRSGIKRGDLLAFTGSVGKAKRELQYLLAGRRAHAQSHYVRPRLRREFIADAAPYLRAGMDISDGIYTDLQRLADLNRTGFSFFRPLGKSAGCSGEEYEMLVAFPPRMRKRVEYLARKHRTPLTVFARAARTRYKNPCKSHHF, encoded by the coding sequence ATGGATCTGGAAAAACGTTTTATCGCTTCCGTCTCCGCTGCGTCAAAGCAGATCGGGGATGACGGGGCCGTGATCGGTTCTACTGTCTATTCGAACGATGCATTCATCGAGGGGACGCATTTCAAACGCGCATGGATGACGCCGCGCCAGATCGCCTACAAGGCATTCGCGGTCAACATCTCGGATGCCGTGGCGATGAATGCAGTGCCGCGTTACGCACTGCTTGCAATCGGTATTCCATCCTCGTTCACTGCGGGCGAGGCAGATGCCCTGGCGGCGGGATTCGTCGAGGCCTCGGCGGCCTTCGGATGCGAACTCATCGGCGGGGATACCGTCAAAAGCGAGCGGCTCATCATTTCGCTGACCATCGTCTCGGAAACGCGGCGTCCGCTGCGACGCAGCGGGATTAAGAGGGGCGATCTGCTGGCCTTCACGGGCAGCGTCGGCAAAGCAAAGCGGGAGCTGCAGTATCTGCTGGCGGGCCGCAGGGCGCACGCGCAGTCGCACTATGTGCGGCCGCGGCTGCGCCGGGAGTTCATCGCCGATGCCGCGCCATATCTACGGGCGGGGATGGACATCTCGGACGGGATCTACACCGACCTGCAGCGCCTGGCCGACCTCAACCGGACAGGCTTCTCCTTTTTCCGCCCCCTCGGCAAATCGGCGGGGTGCAGCGGGGAGGAGTACGAGATGCTCGTCGCTTTCCCGCCGCGGATGCGAAAGCGCGTCGAGTATCTGGCGCGCAAACACCGAACGCCATTGACCGTTTTCGCCCGGGCCGCACGGACCCGCTACAAAAACCCGTGCAAATCACACCACTTTTAA